Proteins from a single region of Microbacterium sp. zg-Y818:
- a CDS encoding squalene/phytoene synthase family protein, with product MSTGLDLYNRAAQEAAATVIGAYSTSFALACRLLGPRVRPHVRNVYALVRIADEIVDGPAAEAGLAPETLRRVLDELEAETLTAVTRGFSANLVVHAFCRTARETGIGAELIRPFFASMRTDLEVTSHDAGSHDAYVYGSAEVVGLMCLQVFVNAGGAAATLPEPALVDGARRLGAAFQDVNFLRDLSHDAEALGRDYLGLREGGPARIEVLDRIDADLAAAAAVVPQLPADCRRAVTAAHDLFASLAHRLRAEDPRTGVRVRVPDPVKATLAARAMLGFAPKGART from the coding sequence GTGAGTACGGGACTGGATCTCTACAACCGCGCGGCGCAGGAAGCGGCGGCAACGGTCATCGGGGCGTATTCGACGTCGTTCGCCCTGGCCTGTCGCCTGCTGGGACCCCGGGTTCGGCCGCACGTGCGCAACGTCTACGCACTCGTGCGCATCGCAGACGAGATCGTCGACGGCCCCGCCGCCGAGGCCGGGCTCGCCCCCGAGACGCTGCGGCGGGTGCTCGACGAGCTCGAGGCTGAGACGCTGACCGCCGTCACGCGCGGGTTCTCGGCCAACCTCGTCGTGCACGCCTTCTGCCGCACCGCGCGCGAGACCGGCATCGGTGCCGAACTCATCCGCCCCTTCTTCGCCTCGATGCGCACCGACCTCGAGGTGACCTCGCATGACGCCGGCAGCCATGACGCGTACGTCTACGGGTCGGCCGAGGTGGTGGGGCTCATGTGCCTGCAGGTGTTCGTCAACGCCGGCGGAGCCGCCGCCACCCTTCCGGAGCCGGCGCTCGTCGACGGGGCCCGCAGGCTCGGCGCCGCCTTCCAGGACGTCAACTTCCTGCGCGACCTCTCCCACGACGCCGAAGCGCTCGGGCGGGATTACCTGGGGCTCCGAGAGGGCGGCCCGGCCCGTATCGAGGTGCTGGACCGCATCGACGCCGACCTCGCCGCGGCGGCGGCGGTGGTGCCGCAGCTGCCGGCGGACTGCCGGCGCGCCGTCACAGCGGCCCACGATCTGTTCGCCAGCCTCGCCCACCGCCTGCGTGCCGAGGACCCTCGGACGGGCGTGCGGGTGCGAGTCCCCGACCCGGTGAAGGCTACGCTCGCAGCACGGGCGATGCTGGGCTTCGCCCCGAAGGGAGCACGCACATGA
- the crtI gene encoding phytoene desaturase family protein, which produces MTRTVVIGGGIAGLATAALLGDEGHDVTLVEGRDELGGRAGSWESDGFRFDTGPSWYLMPEVFDHFFALLGTSAAAELDLVPLRPAYRVYGEPDPGTTSEPLDIVSGRAEAVALFEGREPGAGARLTEYLDSAGDAYDLAVTRFLYDTYESTAGLRDPALLRRLPQLAPLLTRRLSTLVESRFADPLLRQVLGYPAVFLGGSPFGVPSLYHLMSHLDLDEGVLYPRGGFTTVIAAIERLARARGVQIRTGTPVTGIRTSGRDATGVDLADGTRIDADVVVSTADLHHTETVLLPEHQRERPEKWWRSRTPSPGALLLMLGVEGELPQLAHHTLLFARDWRENFSDIFGRHTRIPEPASLYVCRPSATDDSVAPAGSENLFVLVPIPADPSLGRGGIDGDGDALIERAADATIAQISQWCGIPDLAERVTVRRTVAPGDFAADLNSWRGNSLGLAHTLGQSAMFRPGNASKKVRNLYYAGTSALPGIGLPMCLISAELVLKRLRGDHSAGPLPVPAAADA; this is translated from the coding sequence ATGACGCGCACGGTCGTCATCGGCGGCGGCATCGCCGGGCTCGCCACGGCCGCTCTTCTCGGTGACGAGGGGCACGACGTCACCCTGGTCGAGGGTCGCGATGAGCTCGGGGGGCGCGCCGGGTCGTGGGAGAGCGACGGCTTCCGGTTCGACACCGGTCCCAGCTGGTACCTCATGCCCGAAGTGTTCGACCACTTCTTCGCCCTGCTCGGCACGAGCGCCGCCGCCGAACTCGACCTCGTTCCGCTGCGGCCCGCGTACCGCGTCTACGGCGAGCCCGACCCCGGCACGACGTCCGAGCCGCTCGACATCGTCTCGGGCCGCGCCGAGGCCGTCGCGCTGTTCGAGGGGCGCGAGCCCGGCGCCGGCGCCCGCCTGACCGAGTACCTCGATTCGGCCGGCGATGCCTACGACCTCGCCGTCACCCGCTTCCTCTACGACACGTACGAATCGACCGCGGGGCTGCGCGACCCGGCGCTGCTGCGGCGACTGCCGCAGCTGGCGCCGTTGCTGACCCGGCGGCTTTCGACACTCGTCGAAAGCCGGTTCGCCGACCCGCTGCTGCGGCAGGTGCTCGGCTACCCCGCCGTCTTCCTGGGCGGGTCGCCCTTCGGCGTGCCGAGCCTCTACCACCTGATGAGTCACCTCGACCTGGACGAGGGCGTGCTCTACCCCCGGGGCGGGTTCACGACGGTCATCGCCGCGATCGAACGCCTCGCGCGCGCCCGCGGCGTGCAGATCCGCACGGGCACGCCGGTCACCGGCATCCGCACGTCCGGACGCGACGCCACCGGCGTCGATCTCGCCGACGGCACGCGCATCGACGCCGACGTCGTCGTCTCAACGGCCGACCTGCATCACACCGAGACGGTGCTGCTGCCCGAGCATCAGCGCGAGCGACCCGAGAAGTGGTGGCGGTCGCGCACCCCGAGTCCCGGGGCGCTGCTGCTCATGCTCGGCGTCGAGGGCGAGCTCCCCCAGCTCGCCCATCACACCCTGCTTTTCGCGCGCGACTGGCGGGAGAACTTCTCCGACATCTTCGGTCGCCACACCCGCATCCCCGAGCCCGCGTCGCTGTACGTCTGCCGCCCGAGCGCGACCGACGACTCCGTCGCGCCCGCCGGCAGCGAGAACCTCTTCGTGCTCGTCCCGATCCCGGCCGACCCCTCTCTCGGACGCGGCGGCATCGACGGTGACGGCGACGCTCTCATCGAGCGGGCGGCGGATGCCACCATCGCGCAGATCTCGCAGTGGTGCGGCATCCCGGATCTCGCCGAGCGGGTCACGGTGCGCCGCACCGTCGCCCCGGGCGATTTCGCCGCCGACCTCAACTCGTGGCGCGGCAACTCGCTCGGGCTCGCGCACACTCTCGGCCAGAGCGCGATGTTCCGCCCGGGCAACGCGTCGAAGAAGGTGCGCAATCTCTACTACGCCGGCACCTCGGCACTGCCGGGCATCGGACTGCCGATGTGCCTCATCTCTGCGGAGCTCGTGCTCAAGCGTCTGCGCGGCGACCACTCCGCCGGGCCCCTCCCCGTCCCCGCCGCCGCGGACGCGTGA
- a CDS encoding UPF0182 family protein, whose protein sequence is MTTTSPPNQATPSTSRRAITITLAIIAALVVAFFAFSNLYADWLWYEQLGFDSVLVTQWTARVTMFLIGFFAMAVPVWIAIQLAYRLRPVYARLSSQLDRYQEVVEPLRRLAMWGIPIFFGFFAGFAASSQWETTWLWLNGVATDVTDPEFGLDTGFYLFAMPFYTAVVGFVSAVLLVCLLVTAVVSYLYGSVRVGQRELRISKSARIQLAILAGLYLLVQAASLWLDRYRNLVQDSDRITGASYIDVNAIIPGQAILAVIAALVAVLFFVTAIIGRWRYPLIATALLIVSSLVVGVAYPWFVFNVQVRPNQQTLEMPYFERNLEATKAAYGIDALERTDFEAVTDVEPGQLREDADTTASIRIMDPAIINPTVRQIEQYRSYYQFTDPLDVDRYQIDGQSQDTVVSVRELNLAQLGNAASWYNTTLVYTHGYGLVAAKGNERTADGNPVFIERGIPVTGELSDLGDGFEPRVYFGEYSPTYSIVGAPADRAPIELDYPSGEDGANETKTTFEGDGGPSVGNMFNRLIYALKFQATDLLFSDAINEDSQILYDRDPLSRVEKAAPYLELDNDPYPSVVDGRIVWIVDGYTLSANYPYSSTVSLSDAISDTTNPTPTVALDNINYIRNSVKATVDAYDGSVTLYAWDTEDPLLQAWQNVYPSTLQPISEMSGELMSHVRYPTDLFKVQRAMLGNYHVEDAQSLYQRDNAWKTPNDPQEDSQLQPPYYLTMQMPGQEAPAYSMFTTFIPGGEDTRNVLMGYLAVDSDAGAEAGSKAEDYGKLRMLIVDAETPVPGPGQVQNTFNADPGVSSFVNILQQGQSQVLNGNLLTLPVGGGLLYVQPVFVQSSGATKLPTLQKVLVGFGDEVAFEDTLQDALDVLFGGDSGAVTGDEGVTPTDPIDPDAPVDPDAPVVTPVVPGDEYQAALDSARDAIAARQAALQAGDLTAFAEADKDLTAAVETLLRLSEQGETGTGGE, encoded by the coding sequence GTGACCACGACCTCACCGCCGAACCAGGCCACGCCCAGCACCTCACGCCGCGCAATAACGATCACGCTCGCGATCATCGCGGCGCTCGTGGTCGCGTTCTTCGCGTTCTCCAACCTCTACGCCGATTGGCTCTGGTACGAGCAGCTCGGCTTCGACAGCGTTCTCGTCACGCAGTGGACCGCGCGGGTGACGATGTTCCTCATCGGGTTCTTCGCGATGGCGGTGCCGGTGTGGATCGCGATCCAGCTCGCCTATCGCCTCCGACCGGTTTACGCACGGCTCAGCTCGCAGCTGGACCGGTACCAGGAAGTCGTCGAGCCGCTCCGTCGCCTGGCGATGTGGGGCATCCCCATCTTCTTCGGCTTCTTCGCCGGCTTCGCCGCGTCGTCGCAGTGGGAGACGACGTGGCTGTGGCTCAATGGCGTCGCCACCGACGTGACGGACCCGGAGTTCGGCCTCGACACCGGCTTCTACCTCTTCGCGATGCCGTTCTACACGGCCGTAGTCGGGTTCGTGTCGGCGGTGCTGCTGGTGTGCCTGCTGGTCACGGCCGTCGTGTCGTATCTCTATGGATCCGTGCGCGTGGGGCAGCGGGAGCTGCGCATCTCCAAGTCGGCGCGCATCCAGCTCGCCATCCTCGCCGGACTCTACCTGCTCGTGCAGGCGGCGAGCCTGTGGCTGGATCGCTACCGCAACCTCGTGCAGGACAGTGACCGCATCACCGGCGCCAGCTACATCGACGTCAACGCGATCATCCCCGGTCAGGCGATCCTCGCCGTCATCGCCGCGCTCGTCGCGGTGCTGTTCTTCGTCACCGCCATCATCGGCCGGTGGCGCTACCCCCTGATCGCGACCGCGCTGCTGATCGTGTCCTCCCTCGTGGTGGGCGTCGCCTACCCGTGGTTCGTGTTCAACGTGCAGGTGCGGCCGAACCAGCAGACGCTGGAGATGCCGTACTTCGAGCGCAACCTCGAGGCCACGAAGGCCGCCTACGGCATCGACGCCCTCGAGCGCACCGACTTCGAGGCCGTCACCGACGTCGAGCCCGGGCAGCTGCGCGAGGACGCCGATACCACGGCATCCATCCGCATCATGGACCCGGCGATCATCAACCCGACGGTGCGCCAGATCGAGCAGTACCGCTCGTACTACCAGTTCACCGACCCGCTCGACGTGGACCGCTACCAGATCGACGGACAGTCGCAGGACACCGTCGTGTCGGTGCGCGAGCTCAACCTCGCCCAGCTCGGAAACGCGGCGTCGTGGTACAACACGACCCTCGTCTACACGCACGGCTACGGCCTCGTCGCCGCCAAGGGCAACGAGCGCACCGCCGACGGCAACCCGGTGTTCATCGAGCGCGGCATCCCCGTCACCGGTGAGCTCTCCGACCTCGGCGACGGCTTCGAGCCCCGCGTCTACTTCGGCGAGTACTCGCCGACGTACTCCATCGTCGGCGCCCCCGCCGACCGTGCCCCGATCGAGCTGGACTACCCCAGCGGCGAAGACGGCGCCAACGAGACCAAGACGACCTTCGAGGGCGACGGTGGCCCGAGCGTGGGCAATATGTTCAACCGCCTCATCTACGCCCTGAAGTTCCAGGCGACGGACCTGCTCTTCTCCGACGCCATCAACGAGGACTCGCAGATCCTCTACGACCGCGATCCGCTGAGCCGCGTGGAGAAGGCCGCACCGTACCTGGAGCTCGACAACGACCCGTACCCGAGCGTCGTGGACGGCCGGATCGTCTGGATCGTCGACGGCTATACCCTCAGCGCCAACTACCCGTACTCGAGCACGGTGAGCCTGAGCGACGCGATCTCGGATACGACCAACCCCACCCCGACGGTGGCGCTGGACAACATCAACTACATCCGCAACTCGGTCAAGGCCACCGTCGACGCCTACGACGGGTCGGTCACCCTCTACGCGTGGGACACCGAGGACCCGCTGCTGCAGGCGTGGCAGAACGTCTACCCGTCGACGCTCCAGCCCATCAGCGAGATGTCCGGCGAGTTGATGAGCCACGTGCGCTACCCGACCGACCTGTTCAAGGTGCAGCGGGCCATGCTCGGCAACTACCACGTCGAGGACGCGCAGTCGCTTTACCAGCGTGACAACGCGTGGAAGACGCCGAACGACCCGCAGGAAGACTCACAGCTGCAGCCGCCGTACTACCTGACGATGCAGATGCCTGGTCAGGAGGCTCCCGCCTACTCGATGTTCACCACCTTCATCCCCGGTGGTGAGGACACCCGCAACGTGCTCATGGGCTACCTCGCGGTGGACTCCGACGCCGGTGCGGAGGCGGGCTCGAAGGCCGAGGACTACGGCAAGCTCCGCATGCTGATCGTGGATGCCGAGACTCCCGTGCCCGGTCCCGGACAGGTGCAGAACACGTTCAACGCCGACCCCGGCGTGTCGTCGTTCGTCAACATCCTGCAGCAGGGACAGTCCCAGGTGCTCAACGGCAACCTGCTGACGCTGCCTGTCGGCGGCGGTCTGCTCTACGTGCAGCCGGTGTTCGTGCAGTCCTCTGGTGCCACCAAGCTGCCGACCCTGCAGAAGGTGCTGGTCGGCTTCGGCGACGAGGTCGCGTTCGAAGACACGCTGCAGGACGCGCTCGACGTGCTGTTCGGCGGCGACTCCGGCGCGGTGACCGGTGACGAAGGCGTGACGCCGACCGATCCGATCGACCCGGACGCCCCGGTGGATCCGGACGCCCCGGTGGTCACCCCGGTCGTGCCCGGCGACGAATACCAGGCGGCGCTCGATTCGGCGCGGGACGCGATCGCCGCTCGCCAGGCGGCCCTGCAGGCCGGTGACCTCACGGCCTTCGCCGAGGCCGACAAGGATCTGACCGCGGCGGTCGAGACGCTGCTGCGGCTGAGCGAGCAGGGTGAGACCGGCACCGGGGGCGAGTGA
- a CDS encoding DUF6328 family protein — MSGPTDPRPPDAPRPVPDGRDESPAERADRNWNEVLQELRVLQTGSQIITGFLLALAFQPAFADLSGGQRGFYLVLIAVSALSAIVALAPVALHRFLFQHRAKRTVVAYGHIALLTSLLTVSLLLVGVVTFVFDVVLGGTASWIAGAVLGGVIIVLWVAVPLVVRVRREGASR; from the coding sequence ATGTCCGGCCCGACCGATCCCCGCCCACCCGACGCGCCGCGACCCGTCCCGGACGGACGTGATGAATCGCCCGCCGAGCGTGCCGATCGCAACTGGAACGAAGTGCTGCAGGAACTCCGGGTGCTGCAGACGGGGTCGCAGATCATCACCGGGTTCCTCCTCGCGCTGGCGTTTCAGCCGGCCTTCGCAGACCTCAGCGGCGGGCAGCGTGGGTTCTACCTCGTGCTCATCGCCGTGTCGGCCCTGAGCGCGATCGTGGCGCTGGCGCCGGTCGCTCTGCATCGCTTCCTCTTTCAGCATCGCGCCAAGCGCACGGTCGTCGCGTACGGACACATCGCACTGCTCACCTCGCTGCTGACGGTGTCGCTGCTGCTTGTGGGCGTTGTGACGTTCGTGTTCGACGTCGTGCTCGGCGGCACGGCATCATGGATCGCAGGCGCCGTCCTCGGCGGCGTGATCATTGTCCTGTGGGTCGCCGTTCCGCTTGTGGTGCGGGTGCGCCGGGAAGGAGCCAGCAGGTGA
- a CDS encoding lycopene cyclase domain-containing protein, with the protein MPGLYLLAILLSAAGIATLDARFRLAWWHARGRTAAVVLIGTAFFLAWDAAGIAAGVFVKGESPLLLGIDLAPHLPVEEPVFLAFLCYLALVAFRGAERLRERREDAA; encoded by the coding sequence ATGCCGGGGCTGTACCTGCTGGCGATCCTGCTGTCCGCCGCCGGCATCGCGACCCTCGACGCGCGCTTCCGACTGGCCTGGTGGCACGCCCGCGGGCGCACCGCTGCGGTCGTGCTGATCGGCACGGCCTTCTTTCTGGCGTGGGATGCCGCCGGCATAGCGGCCGGTGTGTTCGTCAAGGGCGAGAGCCCCCTGCTGCTCGGCATCGACCTGGCGCCGCACCTCCCCGTGGAAGAGCCGGTGTTCCTGGCGTTCCTGTGCTACCTCGCCCTCGTCGCCTTCCGCGGCGCCGAGCGGCTGCGCGAGCGCCGGGAGGACGCCGCGTGA
- a CDS encoding MarR family transcriptional regulator, with amino-acid sequence MASGGVHTMAEHREPTDHDRAVRSALEAVRTFSDAVDRMASGMKDEMDMNATDVAALRMLVMREQRGQAVSPHDVSRHLRISTASTTKLLDRLSESGHIERRRHPSDRRALIVALTQRTRDDFHRHFGGRMRALRAVADQFDDDQLAAVVRFLDGISEVLDPD; translated from the coding sequence ATGGCGAGCGGGGGTGTCCACACGATGGCGGAGCACCGGGAACCCACGGATCACGACCGGGCGGTGCGCTCGGCACTCGAGGCCGTGCGGACGTTCAGCGACGCCGTCGACCGCATGGCCAGCGGGATGAAGGACGAGATGGACATGAACGCCACGGACGTGGCGGCGCTGCGCATGCTGGTCATGCGCGAGCAGCGTGGGCAGGCGGTCAGCCCTCATGACGTCTCGCGGCACCTGCGCATCTCGACGGCTTCGACGACGAAGCTGCTCGATCGGCTCAGCGAGTCCGGTCACATCGAACGTCGTAGGCACCCTTCCGACCGGCGGGCGCTCATCGTGGCGTTGACACAACGCACCCGCGACGACTTCCACCGTCATTTCGGGGGCCGCATGCGCGCCCTGCGGGCGGTGGCCGACCAGTTCGACGACGATCAGCTGGCGGCGGTCGTGCGCTTTCTCGACGGCATCTCCGAGGTGCTCGACCCGGACTGA
- the idi gene encoding isopentenyl-diphosphate Delta-isomerase, which produces MSEEELVVLLDDDGREIGTAPKSSVHGTDTALHLAFSCHVLNDAGQVLVTRRALDKLTWPGVWSNSFCGHPRPAEPVLAAVRRRAEYEIGLTITDIELSLPLFRYRAVDASGIVEHEICPVYTARASGEPVLNPLEVAEARWVAPEDLARALGATPWAFSPWLVLQAEQMRVFDSLSPAGRGAT; this is translated from the coding sequence ATGAGCGAAGAAGAGCTGGTCGTCCTCCTCGACGACGACGGACGAGAAATCGGCACCGCCCCGAAGTCGAGCGTGCACGGCACTGATACAGCCCTGCACCTGGCGTTCTCCTGCCATGTCCTCAACGACGCGGGCCAGGTCCTGGTCACGCGTCGGGCACTGGACAAGCTCACCTGGCCCGGAGTGTGGAGCAACTCCTTCTGCGGTCATCCCCGTCCCGCTGAGCCTGTGCTGGCAGCCGTACGGCGGCGCGCCGAGTACGAGATCGGCCTGACGATCACCGACATCGAGCTCTCGCTCCCCCTGTTCCGCTACCGCGCAGTGGATGCCAGCGGCATCGTCGAGCACGAGATCTGCCCCGTGTACACCGCCCGCGCGTCCGGGGAGCCGGTGCTCAACCCGCTCGAGGTCGCCGAGGCTCGATGGGTCGCGCCCGAGGACCTCGCCCGCGCCCTGGGTGCGACTCCCTGGGCCTTCAGCCCGTGGCTGGTGCTGCAGGCCGAGCAGATGCGCGTGTTCGACTCCCTCTCGCCCGCCGGGCGCGGTGCGACATGA
- a CDS encoding polyprenyl synthetase family protein has protein sequence MIAVSTEDRAAIDGAIAAAFDRLDARLAALSGDMRPLGGAMRRAAAGGKRFRPALVVASHRACGGDALDDAVYEVAAAFELLHTAFVIHDDVIDRDTERRGEPNVAGEFAGRARDQGVPDADAAQLGEAAAILAGDVLLHEATRMIALVDVAPATRVGLLDLLNEAVLISAAGELSDVANAVRRDCPDTSELLVATHDKTAVYSFAAPLRAGALLASAPAATEAALGRAGGLAGLAFQLVDDLIGAFAPAARAGRTEGADLREAKRTPLVSLARESPVWSQVDDAIALAWTGPVAVREAQRVLDASGARERLVLLVQNTLADARVAAADDALPARATVLLAQVCDAIGARIP, from the coding sequence ATGATCGCCGTCTCGACTGAGGATCGCGCCGCCATCGACGGCGCGATCGCGGCCGCCTTCGACCGCCTCGACGCCCGCCTCGCGGCCCTGTCCGGCGACATGCGCCCGCTCGGCGGCGCCATGCGACGTGCGGCCGCGGGCGGCAAGCGGTTCCGCCCCGCGCTGGTCGTGGCGTCCCACCGCGCCTGTGGCGGCGACGCGCTCGACGACGCGGTGTACGAGGTCGCCGCGGCCTTCGAGCTGCTCCACACCGCCTTCGTGATCCACGACGACGTCATCGACCGCGACACCGAGCGGCGCGGCGAGCCCAACGTCGCGGGCGAGTTCGCCGGACGGGCCCGTGATCAGGGGGTCCCCGACGCCGACGCCGCTCAGCTGGGCGAGGCGGCGGCCATTCTCGCCGGAGACGTGCTGCTGCACGAGGCGACCCGCATGATCGCCCTCGTCGACGTCGCCCCCGCCACGCGCGTGGGTCTGCTGGACCTGCTCAACGAAGCCGTGCTCATCTCGGCCGCCGGTGAGCTCTCCGACGTCGCCAACGCCGTCCGCCGGGATTGCCCCGACACGTCGGAACTGCTCGTGGCCACCCATGACAAGACGGCGGTCTACTCCTTCGCCGCTCCCCTGCGCGCCGGCGCCCTTTTGGCGTCGGCGCCGGCCGCCACCGAGGCGGCGCTGGGACGTGCGGGGGGCCTTGCCGGGCTCGCGTTCCAGCTGGTGGACGACCTCATCGGAGCGTTCGCGCCCGCCGCCCGCGCCGGTCGCACCGAAGGCGCCGACCTGCGCGAGGCCAAGCGCACACCGCTGGTGTCCCTCGCCCGCGAGAGCCCGGTGTGGTCGCAGGTCGACGACGCGATCGCCCTGGCGTGGACGGGCCCCGTGGCCGTCCGAGAGGCGCAGCGGGTGCTCGATGCCAGCGGCGCGCGCGAGCGCCTGGTGCTGCTGGTGCAGAACACGCTGGCCGACGCGCGCGTCGCAGCCGCCGACGACGCCCTGCCCGCTCGTGCGACGGTGCTGCTCGCGCAGGTGTGCGATGCGATCGGAGCACGTATTCCGTGA
- a CDS encoding carbon-nitrogen hydrolase family protein: MSADTVGVAVAQFGPTADTEANLAQIEDFVRRAQGRGAQVVLFPEYSSYFVDPFDESLARNAQDVDGPFVQALTAIAARYDVHVVAGLVERGTDGRRVHNTAVAVDARGLRARYRKLHLYDAFGQRESDWVEPGEVVEPETFDVGGLRFALMTCYDLRFPEVGRVLADAGADVILVAAEWVRGALKEHHWRTLLTARAIENTLFVAAADHPPPLGVGHSLIVDPQGVQVAAVGTATDVAVAHLDVDAVARVRRVNPALALRRFTVQPRR; this comes from the coding sequence GTGAGTGCAGACACAGTCGGCGTCGCCGTCGCGCAGTTCGGCCCGACGGCAGACACCGAGGCGAACCTCGCGCAGATCGAGGACTTCGTCCGCCGTGCGCAGGGGCGGGGGGCGCAGGTCGTGCTCTTCCCCGAGTACTCGAGCTACTTCGTCGACCCCTTCGACGAGTCCCTTGCGCGCAACGCCCAAGACGTCGACGGCCCGTTCGTGCAGGCCCTGACCGCGATCGCGGCCCGCTACGACGTGCACGTCGTGGCGGGTCTGGTCGAGCGCGGCACCGACGGCCGGCGGGTGCACAACACCGCCGTCGCCGTGGACGCGCGCGGGCTGCGGGCCCGCTACCGCAAGCTGCACCTGTACGACGCGTTCGGCCAGCGGGAGTCGGACTGGGTCGAGCCGGGGGAGGTGGTCGAGCCGGAGACCTTCGACGTCGGCGGCCTGAGGTTCGCGCTCATGACCTGCTACGACCTGCGGTTCCCGGAAGTCGGGCGGGTGCTGGCGGATGCCGGAGCGGACGTGATCCTGGTCGCCGCCGAATGGGTGCGCGGTGCGCTCAAGGAGCATCACTGGCGCACCCTGCTGACAGCGCGGGCGATCGAGAACACGCTCTTCGTCGCCGCTGCCGACCATCCGCCGCCGCTGGGCGTGGGGCATTCCCTCATCGTCGATCCGCAGGGCGTGCAGGTCGCCGCGGTGGGAACGGCCACCGACGTCGCCGTCGCGCACCTCGACGTCGACGCCGTGGCACGGGTGCGCCGGGTGAATCCGGCGCTCGCGCTGCGGCGCTTCACGGTGCAGCCGCGCCGCTGA
- a CDS encoding lycopene cyclase domain-containing protein — translation MTYAWIIVPFALITFVTTLASAVRPRFARRMGASAVAAVVLVVLTAVFDNVMIAADLFTYPEHNISGIRIGLAPIEDFSYPLCAAFLVPAVWTLLTPRSRT, via the coding sequence GTGACCTACGCCTGGATCATCGTCCCGTTCGCCCTGATCACCTTCGTCACGACCCTCGCCAGCGCCGTCCGGCCGCGGTTCGCCCGCCGCATGGGAGCCTCCGCGGTGGCCGCGGTCGTCCTCGTCGTCCTCACCGCCGTCTTCGACAACGTCATGATCGCGGCAGACCTCTTCACCTACCCGGAGCACAACATCAGCGGCATCCGCATCGGCCTCGCGCCCATCGAAGACTTCTCCTATCCGCTGTGCGCCGCCTTCCTGGTGCCGGCGGTCTGGACCCTGCTGACACCGCGGAGCCGCACGTGA
- a CDS encoding prenyltransferase, with amino-acid sequence MNPATQLLVSSRPVSWINTAYPFAAAYLLTTREIDTVLIVGTLFFLVPYNLAMYGINDVFDYESDLRNPRKGGVHGAVLDRSLHAPTLWAAALSCLPFVVYLVVVGSPASWAVLAASLFFVVFYSAPPLRLKERPFADSVTSSIHFFSPAVYALVLAGAVWTWQLVLIVVAFALWGVASHAFGAVQDVVADREAGISSLATARGARWTVRFALACYAAAGVVMLFTAWPGPLAALLVIPYLATLWPHRSITDETAEDATRGWRRFLWLNQFAGFGVTLLLIWWVLLHP; translated from the coding sequence GTGAACCCCGCGACACAGCTGCTGGTGTCCTCGCGGCCGGTGAGCTGGATCAACACCGCCTACCCGTTCGCTGCGGCCTACCTGCTCACCACCCGCGAGATCGACACCGTGCTGATCGTGGGCACGCTCTTCTTCCTCGTGCCGTACAACCTGGCGATGTACGGCATCAACGACGTGTTCGACTACGAATCGGACCTGCGCAACCCCCGCAAGGGCGGCGTGCACGGGGCCGTGCTCGACCGGAGCCTGCACGCGCCGACCCTGTGGGCGGCGGCCCTGTCGTGCCTTCCCTTCGTCGTCTATCTCGTCGTCGTGGGTTCGCCCGCGTCGTGGGCCGTGCTGGCGGCGAGCCTCTTCTTCGTCGTGTTCTACAGCGCCCCGCCGCTGCGGCTGAAGGAGCGCCCGTTCGCCGACTCGGTCACGAGCTCGATCCACTTCTTCTCCCCCGCCGTCTACGCCCTCGTGCTCGCCGGCGCCGTGTGGACGTGGCAGCTCGTGCTGATCGTCGTCGCCTTCGCGCTGTGGGGGGTGGCCTCCCACGCCTTCGGCGCCGTGCAGGACGTCGTCGCCGACCGCGAGGCAGGCATCTCGTCCCTGGCGACCGCGCGCGGCGCCCGCTGGACGGTGCGCTTCGCGCTGGCCTGCTATGCCGCCGCCGGCGTCGTCATGCTCTTCACCGCGTGGCCCGGGCCCCTCGCTGCGCTGCTGGTGATCCCCTACCTCGCCACCCTGTGGCCGCACCGGTCGATCACCGACGAGACCGCAGAGGATGCCACGCGGGGCTGGCGCCGCTTTCTCTGGCTCAACCAGTTCGCCGGGTTCGGCGTGACCCTGCTGCTGATCTGGTGGGTGCTGCTGCACCCCTAG